A segment of the Bartonella henselae str. Houston-1 genome:
GGTATGCAGGATATGCGCGAAGAGTTAGAAGATCTCTCTTTCTTTTATTTAAATCCAGAAGGTTATCGTACGATTACCAATCGACTTTCTGAATTATCAAAGCGCAATCGTGATTTGCTTTCCAGGATTGAAAATGAACTAACAAAACTTTTTTTCAAGAATGGCATTAAAGCAGATGTTAAAAGCCGTCAGAAAAAATCTTATTCCGTTTTTCGCAAAATGGAAAGTAAAGCATTATCTTTTGAACAATTATCCGATATTTTTGGATTTCGGGTTATTGTTGAAACAGTGAATGATTGTTATCGTGCTCTTGGTGTTATTCATACTACCTGGCCAATGGTACCTGGTCGTTTTAAAGATTATATTTCTATCCCAAAACAGAATGATTATCGTTCCATTCATACAACGATTGTAGGACCTTCGAGGCAACGGGTTGAACTACAGATTAGAACTGCTGATATGGATGAAATTGCTGAGTATGGTGTTGCTGCACATTCCATTTATAAAGATCACGGTTCCAATTATTCGACTTCAAAGTTATCAAATGAGACCAATGCCTATGCATGGTTACGCCAAACGATTCAGTCTTTATCAGATGGGGATAATCCAGAAGAGTTTTTAGAACATACAAAGCTTGAGCTTTTTCAAGATCAAGTTTTTTGTTTTACTCCAAAAGGCCGGTTAATTGCTTTTCCAAAAGGTGCTACCCCTATTGATTTTGCTTATGCAGTCCATACTGACATTGGTGATTCTTGTGTGGGGGTAAAAATCAATGGTCGTATTATGCCTTTAATGACAAAATTAAAAAATGGTGATGAAGTTGATATTATACGTTCACAAGCTCAAATTCCGCCAGCGGCATGGGAATTTCTTGTTGTAACAGGCAAAGCACGTTCAGCTATTCGTCGAGCAACGCGCACAGCAGTACGCAAGCAATATTCAGGTTTGGGATATCGTATACTCGAGCATTCGTTTGGATATATGGGAAAACAATTTTCAAAAGATGTTCTTAAGCAAGTTTTACCACGTTTGGCACGTAAAGATGTGGAAGATGTATTAGCTGCTGTTGGGCGTGGTGAATTGCCTTCCGCTGATGTGATTAAAGCAGTTTATCCTGATTATCAAGATCACCGTGTGGTCCAAAAGTCCTCTTTTAAACCTGGGGAAGAAGGTTGGTTTAACATTGAAAATGCTCAAGGTATGATTTTTAAAGTTCCAGAAAATGAAAAGGATTCAACTATAGAGAAGCATCAATCCAAAGCATTACCTATTCGAGGAACCCGTGGAGATATTCCTGTACGTTTTTCTCCAGAAGGGGCAGTGCCGGGAGATCGGATTGTTGGTATTATGCAACCTGGGGCAGGGATTGTTATTTATCCGATACAGTCTTCGGCTTTGATGGCGTATGATGATCAGCCTGAACGATGGATTGATGTCCGTTGGGATATTGATGCCCAAATGAGTGAGCGTTTTCCGGCTCGGATTAATATTTTGGCTGTTAATAGTCCGGGCTCTTTAGCTGAAATTACGCAAGTGATTTCTGCTAATGACGCTAATATCCAAAATTTATCTTTTATCCGCACAGCACCAGATTTCACAGAAATTATGATTGATCTGGAAGTTTGGGATTTAAAACATTTGAATCGTATTTTTTCTCAGTTAAAAAAGGCTGGTTCGGTTAGTACAGTCCGGCGAGGTCATGGATAAAAAAGGGAGATTTTGCGGTGAATACACAAGATGTGATTGATATTTTTAAACAAGCAGATGCTATTTTAGAAGGGCATTTTATTTTAACATCAGGCCGTCATAGTGCTACTTATATGCAGAAGGCAAAAGTGTTCATGCATGCTCATTTGACGGAGAAGTTATGTCGTGGATTGGCTGAAAAAATCAAAAAATCTGTCGAGGAAAAAATTGATTATGTGGTTGGTCCTGCAATTGGTGGTCTTATTCCTTCATACGAAACTTCGCGTCATCTTGGTATTCCCTCTCTTTGGGTAGAGCGTGTAAATGGCAGATTTGAGCTGCGTCGTTTTGAAATCAAGAAAGGCGCACGGGTTGTCATTGTTGAAGATATTGTGACAACAGGTCTTTCTATTCGTGAAACGGTTGAGGCTCTGGTTACAGCAGGAGCAAATGTGTTGGCGAGCGCATGTATTCTTGATCGTTCTGGCGGTAAGGTTGATGTCGGAGTTCCATTGATTTCACTTGCTGAATACGAGATAGCATCTTATGCTAGTGATGCAGTTCCTGCTGAACTCGCGGAACTTCCAGCGATTAAGCCAGGAAGTCGGAATATTTAATTGTCTTTCTATTTTTTTTATGCAAAAGCTTGGAAACATTAATTTGAATCATATGGATTATTTTATTTTCACAAAATATATATTGAGAATCATATGCTTTTTCGTAGTCGAGAGCCAATAGATTTTGTAAAGCGTATTCGACTTTGGTTATGGCCACGTCGTTCATTTTCTCGCTCATTTTGTTATATACGTAAACGTATTTTGCGAATATCTGCAACGCCACATAAAGTTGCTCTGGGGTTTTCTATCGGTATTTTTTTAGCTTGTTCGCCTCTCTTTGGTATGCATATCGTTTTGGCAATATTTTTTTCGTGGATCTTGCGCGCAAATTTCGCAGCAGCAATTATTGGTACGATTTTTTCTAATCCACTTACATTTTTTCTGATTATTATGGCTGATTATAAGGTAGGCTCTTTCTGTTTATCACTTTTTAGCGATGTGAGTGAGATTTCTCTTTCTCAAATTCGCACTCTGTTTGACGGTTTGGCACTTTCAAATACATCTCTTCTTTTCAAGGGCGCATGGCAATCAATCATGAGACCGATGATCTTAGGTGGTGTACTTTTAGGTTTTATTTTTGGTGGTTTATCTTATATAGGCGCTTACAGAGCAATCACCCGCTTTCAACAAAAGCGATATCAAAAGATTACAAAAAAAAAGCGTTTGTGGCAAAGAAAATCGGGTGATATCTTATGATTGTTGGTCTTGGAAGTGATCTGACTGATATAAGACGCATTGAGAGAATGTTGGCTCGTTATGGTGATCGTTTTGTTCAACGTATCTTTACGGATATTGAGCGGAATAGATCTGAGAGTCTTCAAAAAAAATCTTCTTCTTATGCCAAAAGATTTGCTGCAAAGGAAGCTTGTGCTAAAGCTTTAGGCACAGGAATCGCTTGCGGTATAAATTGGAAGGATATGGGGGTGATCAATCTACCATCTGGGAAACCAATTATGAAATTAACAAATCGTGCGCAAATGCAACTTCAAAAGTTATTGCCTTCTCATCACGATGCTATCATTCATCTTAGCATGACGGATGATTTTCCTTGGGCGCAGGCATTCATTATTATCGAAGCATTTCCACGTGGATAGGTTTCATAGGAGATTGTACTTTTGCTATTTGAAACATTATGATAAAAAAACTTATATCTGTGATGGGAAGGCAGTTGGTGATGATCCAGAAAGAGAAAATGCATAAAAATAAAGAAAAGAGCGGAATTCTTGAATTTGTTTTCGTATTGGTACAGGCGTTGTTGTTAGCAGCGCTTATTCGGACACTTTTTTTTCAGCCTTTCAGTATTCCTTCCGGTTCAATGCGTCCTACTTTGCTAGTAGGAGATTATCTGTTTGTTTCTAAGTATGCATATGGGTACTCTCGTTTTTCTATGCCCTTTTCTCCTCCTCTTTTTTCGGGTCGTATTTTGGCATCTCAACCTCAGCGTGGAGATGTTGTTGTCTTTCGTTTACCGAGTAATCCTGATATTGATTATATCAAACGTGTTGTTGGGCTACCGGGTGATCGTATACAAGTTCGTCAGAGTATCCTTTATATTAATGATGAGCCCGTTTCACGTCACTTTATGGGCAAGGTTGAAAATGTTGATATAACAGAGGTTAATTACCCTGTTAAGGTTTATCGCGAAACAATGCCTAATGGTGTTAGCTACGATACACTTGATTTAGCTTTTATCCCGCAAGTTGATGACACAAAGGTCTTTGAAGTTCCATCGGGGCATTATTTTATGATGGGTGACAACCGTGACAATTCAGACGATAGTCGTTTAGACGTGGGATATGTTCCAGAAGAAAATCTTATTGGTCGAGCAAGTATAATTTTTTTCTCTATCAGTAATGGTTCAAGTGCTTGGCAAATTTGGCGTTGGCCATTTGATGTGCGTTGGAATCGTTTGTTTTCTTTTATTAATACTGTTCATGATTTGCCGCTTATCAAGCAAGGAATTAATGATGAAGCTTCCAATGATTGATCAGCTTGAAAAACTGACGGGGCATTACTTTAAAGATAAAAAGAAATTAAAAAAAGCGTTAACACATTCAAGTGTACAAGGTTCAGAACAGGGAAATTATGAAAGACTGGAATTCTTAGGTGATCGGGTCCTTGGGCTTTTGATTGCGGAAATGTTGTATCAATTGTTTCCACAGGCAAGTGAAGGTGAGTTATCGGTACGTTTAAACAGTTTAGTGAATGCGCAGACATGTGCTGATATTGCACTAGAAATGGAACTGCCTGTTATGATCCATGTTGGTTTTGAAATGAAAAACTTAAAAGGTCGTCGGCTAACAAATATGTATGCCGATGTGATTGAAGCTTTGATTGCTGTAATATATCTTGATGGGGGATTGGAGAGTGTTAGACCTTTTATTCAAAGGTATTGGCAAAGTCGGGCGAAGCAGATGGATGCTGGTCGGCGTGATGCCAAGACACAGTTACAGGAATGGGCGCATGTACAAGGTGGTGTACAACCACATTATAGGGTCGTAAAACGTTCTGGTCCAGATCATGATCCTGTTTTTATGGTAGAGGTAAGCATTCCTGGTTTTGCGTCGGAGATTGGGCAAGGAAATTCTAAACGATGTGCTGAAAGAATGGCAGCTGAAAAAATTTTACGACGAGAGGGTATATGGGAAACAATGGAAAAAAATAATCATGAATGACGTTATGAAAACGCGTTCTGGTTTTGTTGTACTCATTGGAATGCCTAATGCTGGGAAGTCGACATTGGTGAATCAGTTAGTTGGAACGAAGGTTTCAATTGTAACGCATAAAGTGCAAACGACACGAACTTTAATCCGAGGTATTGTCATTCATGATAATGCGCAAATTGTATTGATTGACACACCAGGTGTTTTTTCTCCTCATAAACGGTTAGAACGTGCGATGGTATCTGCTGCTTGGGGAGGGGCTAAGAATGCTGATGTGCTGTTAGTTTTGATTGATGCTCAGAATGGTCTTTCGGATGAAGTTTGTAAGATGTTAGATATTGTAGCGAATATTAAACAGGATAAAATTCTCGTTCTTAATAAGATTGATACAGTTGCTAAGTCATCCCTTTTAGCCTTAACCGCTGGGATTAATGAGCACGTAAAGTTTTTGCAGACATTTATGATTTCAGCTCTCAAGGGCTCTGGTTGCAAGGATTTGCTTCATGCATTAAGCACAATGATGCAGGAGGGGCCATGGTATTATCCAGAAGATCAAATTTCAGATATGCCTATGCGTCAGCTTGCTGCTGAAATTACCCGTGAAAAGCTTTTTCTTCGTCTTCACGATGAACTTCCCTATTCTTCAACAGTTGAAACAGAAAACTGGGAAGAGCGTCGAGATGGTTCAGTTAGAATTAATCAAGTTATCTACGTCGAGCGTGATAGTCAGAAAAAAATTGTTTTAGGAGCAAAAGGCGATACAATTAAAGCAATTGGTCAGGCTGCGCGTAAAGAATTAATGGATATTATGGGTCAAAAGGTTCACCTTTTTCTCTTTGTAAAAGTGCGTGACAATTGGGATACCGATCCGGAACGTTATCGCGAAATGGGACTAGATTTTTTTTAAATAAAATGAAATGGAAAGAACAAGCTATTATTCTCGGTACACGCCAATATGGTGAAACAAGTGTTATTCTTGAAGTGATGACGCGTCAGCATGGGCGTTATATGGGAGTAGTAAAAGGAGGACGTTCGCGTCGTATGGCGGTTCTTCTTCAACCTGGAAATTTTGTGGAGGCTGAATGGTGGGCACGTTTAGATGAACATTTAGGACTTTTTCGGCTTGAAGCACTTGATTTACATGCCGCCCGGTTAATTCTTTTCCCAGAAGCACTTTATGCTTTGCAGTTAATCGTTTTCCATTTGCATCTTCTTCCTGAGCGTGATCCGCATCCTATTTTATATGATATTTTACATCTTTTTATGCAGAGTTTTGATGAACCGTTTATAAACGCTGAATTGCTTGTACGTTTTGAAATGCGATTTCTTGAAGAACTTGGCTTCGGCCTTGATTTATCTCGTTGTGCTGCAACAGGCCGCTTAGAAAAACTTTGTTACGTATCACCGAAATCAGGACGTGCTGTATGCGAGGAAGCAGGGCACCCTTGGAGAGAAAAGCTCTTAAATTTACCCCAGTTTCTTGTGCAAAGAACTGTTCGTCCTGTTGATTTTAGTGACATAAAAAATGGATTTATTCTAACAGGTTTCTTTTTAATGCGTCATGTCTGGGAACCACGAAATATAAAACAGCCATCGGTGCGTATAAGTTTGATACAATTGTTTGAACAGCGATTCCGTATGCAAGCATCGTTTGTTGATCTGAAGACAATAAATAGAATGTGAAAATATCGATCTTAGAAACAATTACCAAAGTATGTTGATTTGTCGCAGAAAAACGGCGATTAAGATTTTCGGCGGGTTCTATCAAACTATACGGGTATTACAGTTTGTATGCGAGCATGAGTTTATTAATTTGAAAAAATGAATAGAAAATGAAGATGAGAGTCTTAAAAACAATTCCCGAAGTACGCCAATCTATCACAGAAGAACGACGTTTAGGATTTTCGATTGGTTTGGTTCCAACTATGGGAGCATTGCATAATGGTCACATCGCATTAGTACGGCG
Coding sequences within it:
- a CDS encoding DUF2062 domain-containing protein encodes the protein MLFRSREPIDFVKRIRLWLWPRRSFSRSFCYIRKRILRISATPHKVALGFSIGIFLACSPLFGMHIVLAIFFSWILRANFAAAIIGTIFSNPLTFFLIIMADYKVGSFCLSLFSDVSEISLSQIRTLFDGLALSNTSLLFKGAWQSIMRPMILGGVLLGFIFGGLSYIGAYRAITRFQQKRYQKITKKKRLWQRKSGDIL
- the era gene encoding GTPase Era, with protein sequence MNDVMKTRSGFVVLIGMPNAGKSTLVNQLVGTKVSIVTHKVQTTRTLIRGIVIHDNAQIVLIDTPGVFSPHKRLERAMVSAAWGGAKNADVLLVLIDAQNGLSDEVCKMLDIVANIKQDKILVLNKIDTVAKSSLLALTAGINEHVKFLQTFMISALKGSGCKDLLHALSTMMQEGPWYYPEDQISDMPMRQLAAEITREKLFLRLHDELPYSSTVETENWEERRDGSVRINQVIYVERDSQKKIVLGAKGDTIKAIGQAARKELMDIMGQKVHLFLFVKVRDNWDTDPERYREMGLDFF
- the rnc gene encoding ribonuclease III; this encodes MKLPMIDQLEKLTGHYFKDKKKLKKALTHSSVQGSEQGNYERLEFLGDRVLGLLIAEMLYQLFPQASEGELSVRLNSLVNAQTCADIALEMELPVMIHVGFEMKNLKGRRLTNMYADVIEALIAVIYLDGGLESVRPFIQRYWQSRAKQMDAGRRDAKTQLQEWAHVQGGVQPHYRVVKRSGPDHDPVFMVEVSIPGFASEIGQGNSKRCAERMAAEKILRREGIWETMEKNNHE
- a CDS encoding RelA/SpoT family protein, whose protein sequence is MMRQCELVGRVQRYKSDVDEGLLNRAYDYAMRKHGHQKRASGDLYFSHPLEVAAILTDMRLDEATIAVALLHDTIEDTSATRAEIDQLFGSEIGKLVEGLTKLNKLDLVSKKAVQAENLRKLLIAISDDVRVLLVKLADRLHNMRTLGVMRDDKRRRIAEETMDIYAPLAGRMGMQDMREELEDLSFFYLNPEGYRTITNRLSELSKRNRDLLSRIENELTKLFFKNGIKADVKSRQKKSYSVFRKMESKALSFEQLSDIFGFRVIVETVNDCYRALGVIHTTWPMVPGRFKDYISIPKQNDYRSIHTTIVGPSRQRVELQIRTADMDEIAEYGVAAHSIYKDHGSNYSTSKLSNETNAYAWLRQTIQSLSDGDNPEEFLEHTKLELFQDQVFCFTPKGRLIAFPKGATPIDFAYAVHTDIGDSCVGVKINGRIMPLMTKLKNGDEVDIIRSQAQIPPAAWEFLVVTGKARSAIRRATRTAVRKQYSGLGYRILEHSFGYMGKQFSKDVLKQVLPRLARKDVEDVLAAVGRGELPSADVIKAVYPDYQDHRVVQKSSFKPGEEGWFNIENAQGMIFKVPENEKDSTIEKHQSKALPIRGTRGDIPVRFSPEGAVPGDRIVGIMQPGAGIVIYPIQSSALMAYDDQPERWIDVRWDIDAQMSERFPARINILAVNSPGSLAEITQVISANDANIQNLSFIRTAPDFTEIMIDLEVWDLKHLNRIFSQLKKAGSVSTVRRGHG
- the acpS gene encoding holo-ACP synthase; its protein translation is MIVGLGSDLTDIRRIERMLARYGDRFVQRIFTDIERNRSESLQKKSSSYAKRFAAKEACAKALGTGIACGINWKDMGVINLPSGKPIMKLTNRAQMQLQKLLPSHHDAIIHLSMTDDFPWAQAFIIIEAFPRG
- the lepB gene encoding signal peptidase I — translated: MIQKEKMHKNKEKSGILEFVFVLVQALLLAALIRTLFFQPFSIPSGSMRPTLLVGDYLFVSKYAYGYSRFSMPFSPPLFSGRILASQPQRGDVVVFRLPSNPDIDYIKRVVGLPGDRIQVRQSILYINDEPVSRHFMGKVENVDITEVNYPVKVYRETMPNGVSYDTLDLAFIPQVDDTKVFEVPSGHYFMMGDNRDNSDDSRLDVGYVPEENLIGRASIIFFSISNGSSAWQIWRWPFDVRWNRLFSFINTVHDLPLIKQGINDEASND
- the recO gene encoding DNA repair protein RecO, which encodes MKWKEQAIILGTRQYGETSVILEVMTRQHGRYMGVVKGGRSRRMAVLLQPGNFVEAEWWARLDEHLGLFRLEALDLHAARLILFPEALYALQLIVFHLHLLPERDPHPILYDILHLFMQSFDEPFINAELLVRFEMRFLEELGFGLDLSRCAATGRLEKLCYVSPKSGRAVCEEAGHPWREKLLNLPQFLVQRTVRPVDFSDIKNGFILTGFFLMRHVWEPRNIKQPSVRISLIQLFEQRFRMQASFVDLKTINRM
- the pyrE gene encoding orotate phosphoribosyltransferase — translated: MNTQDVIDIFKQADAILEGHFILTSGRHSATYMQKAKVFMHAHLTEKLCRGLAEKIKKSVEEKIDYVVGPAIGGLIPSYETSRHLGIPSLWVERVNGRFELRRFEIKKGARVVIVEDIVTTGLSIRETVEALVTAGANVLASACILDRSGGKVDVGVPLISLAEYEIASYASDAVPAELAELPAIKPGSRNI